In a single window of the Blastopirellula retiformator genome:
- a CDS encoding TonB-dependent receptor: MIESSAIETMETRQKALSVNLDNRRYGTFAEIGAGQEVVRWFFRVGAGAGTIAKSMSAYDMQVSDAIYGRAARYVCRERLQSMLDQEHALNLERLTEARGETSTFFAFADTVAARGYKGNSDCHGWMGIKFQAHPRDEDSQIIIHVKMLDTETALQQEALGIVGVNLIYGAFNFNHEPELLVDSLLDGLSTSRIEIDMIEFSGIAFRRVDNRLMSLKLVELGLSGAAMFAANGTVLQPSEFLYRKPILVERGSFRPVCNVNVDMLRCAHEKFSELPDVKGKEVAQVMEITMRNLKAQGEIDRRDFLARADVMAACGMNVLISDYFEYFRLGAYLSQCTKEKIALTMGAASLKELFNEKYYTELPGGILESFGRLFKNDLKIFCYPYLDPQTGELATCDNLELKPELQPLYSYLLGRGGINNLDNYDENCLGIFSREVLRKIGDCDPSWEQMVPAPVAQVIKDRKFFDYQCIEPESCTLPSK; this comes from the coding sequence ATGATCGAGTCTTCCGCTATCGAGACTATGGAGACGCGTCAAAAGGCGCTCAGCGTTAACCTCGACAACCGCCGCTACGGCACCTTCGCCGAAATTGGCGCCGGCCAGGAAGTGGTACGGTGGTTCTTCCGCGTCGGCGCCGGCGCCGGAACGATCGCCAAAAGTATGTCGGCTTACGACATGCAGGTCAGCGACGCGATCTACGGCCGGGCCGCCCGGTACGTCTGTCGCGAACGTCTGCAATCGATGCTGGACCAAGAGCACGCCCTCAACCTGGAACGTTTGACCGAAGCCCGCGGCGAGACGAGCACCTTCTTCGCCTTCGCCGACACGGTCGCCGCCCGAGGATACAAAGGCAACTCCGATTGCCACGGCTGGATGGGGATCAAATTCCAGGCGCATCCCCGCGACGAAGACAGCCAGATCATCATCCACGTCAAGATGCTCGACACCGAGACCGCCCTCCAGCAAGAGGCGCTCGGCATTGTCGGCGTGAACCTGATCTACGGCGCGTTTAACTTTAACCACGAGCCGGAACTGCTGGTCGATTCGCTGCTCGACGGGCTGTCGACTTCCCGCATCGAAATTGACATGATCGAGTTCTCCGGCATCGCCTTCCGCCGGGTCGACAATCGTTTGATGAGCCTGAAGCTGGTCGAGCTGGGCTTGAGCGGCGCCGCGATGTTCGCCGCCAACGGCACCGTGCTGCAGCCGTCGGAGTTCCTCTATCGCAAACCGATCCTGGTCGAGCGGGGCAGCTTCCGCCCGGTCTGCAACGTCAACGTCGACATGCTCCGTTGTGCGCATGAGAAGTTCTCGGAACTGCCCGACGTGAAAGGGAAAGAGGTCGCCCAGGTGATGGAAATCACCATGCGGAACCTGAAAGCCCAGGGCGAGATCGACCGCCGCGACTTCCTGGCCCGGGCCGACGTCATGGCGGCCTGCGGCATGAACGTGCTGATCTCCGACTACTTCGAGTACTTCCGCCTCGGCGCCTACCTTTCGCAATGCACGAAGGAAAAGATCGCCCTCACGATGGGCGCCGCCAGCTTGAAGGAGCTGTTCAACGAGAAGTATTACACCGAGTTGCCAGGCGGCATTCTCGAGTCGTTTGGCCGCTTGTTTAAGAACGATCTGAAGATCTTCTGCTATCCCTACCTCGATCCGCAAACGGGCGAGTTGGCGACTTGCGATAACCTGGAGCTGAAGCCGGAGCTGCAACCGCTGTACAGCTATCTGCTGGGACGCGGCGGGATCAACAACCTGGACAACTACGACGAAAACTGCCTCGGCATCTTCTCGCGGGAAGTTCTCCGCAAGATCGGCGATTGCGACCCCAGCTGGGAACAAATGGTCCCCGCCCCCGTCGCCCAGGTCATCAAAGACCGCAAATTCTTCGACTACCAATGCATCGAACCAGAATCGTGCACCTTGCCGTCGAAGTAA
- a CDS encoding HNH endonuclease has product MCTKPIDLKTMEIDHIIPESLILDRPKLEETLTAFGLSLDFSLNSYENWLPACRSCNGKKGANVFAPTPLVQLQLTKASRRAAQARSLAKRTVKQAEITKALNILEKADESGELSDEVKLHLRAIGNLQEQEREPSRKNEPILLAPNFSIPAHEHSSYHRDELLKSETCGCFFCLRIFNSSEIVCWTDKLPNSEKGETALCPYCGIDSVIGSQSGYPMTHEFLEKMNDRWFGGIRDST; this is encoded by the coding sequence ATGTGCACGAAACCCATCGACCTCAAAACGATGGAAATCGATCACATAATCCCTGAATCGCTCATCCTAGACCGTCCAAAACTAGAGGAGACGCTAACTGCCTTTGGGCTCTCCCTGGACTTCTCACTAAACTCGTATGAAAACTGGTTACCTGCGTGCCGTAGTTGCAATGGGAAAAAAGGCGCAAACGTCTTTGCCCCAACGCCTCTTGTTCAACTACAACTCACGAAAGCATCCCGGAGAGCGGCTCAAGCTCGATCCCTTGCTAAGCGGACCGTGAAGCAGGCGGAAATCACCAAAGCGCTGAACATCCTAGAAAAAGCGGATGAGTCAGGTGAACTTAGCGACGAGGTCAAATTGCATTTAAGGGCAATCGGTAATTTACAGGAGCAGGAGCGTGAACCATCACGCAAGAACGAGCCGATACTACTTGCCCCCAATTTCTCAATACCTGCCCATGAACACTCTAGCTATCATCGAGACGAGTTGCTGAAGAGCGAAACTTGCGGCTGCTTCTTCTGCCTGAGAATTTTCAATTCTTCCGAAATTGTCTGTTGGACGGACAAGTTACCAAATTCTGAGAAGGGAGAGACAGCTCTTTGTCCATATTGCGGTATCGACTCTGTCATAGGGTCCCAATCCGGATACCCGATGACTCACGAATTTCTAGAGAAAATGAATGATCGTTGGTTTGGAGGTATTCGGGACTCGACTTAG
- a CDS encoding bifunctional acetate--CoA ligase family protein/GNAT family N-acetyltransferase, giving the protein MAIRNLSKIFHPKSVTVIGASRKAGSVGNTVVKNLISGGFTGKIYPINPKYDTIEELPAFASVADLPETPDLAVICVPSAGVPALIEEIGAKGTRGVVIISAGFRETGAAGIELERQVAAAAAKYDGLRIIGPNCLGVMSSAVNLNASFAASSPLPGRVGFISQSGALCTSVLDWSLQKNIGFSYFISVGNMLDVQIGDLIDYMANDPHTDSIIMYVESISDSREFMSAARAFARQKPIIAYKAGRFAESAQAAASHTGALAGVDAVYEAAFKRAGVVRVFDSDNMFICAELLASKKLPTGDRLAIVTNAGGPGVMATDMLLDRHGRLAKLAPETIESLTAILPAAWSHNNPVDVLGDADSTRYAEALKVTLADKSVDAALVILTPQAMTDPMGTAVEVVKIVQKSPKPVLCVWMGGEMIRAAVNHLDEHGVPTFTSPELAVRSFMHLVSYARNQETLYETPRDMPVKFPLDRQKLRAVFNTILSEGREILSESTSKALLEAYEIPVTKPYVAWSKEDAVTLAQRIGYPVVMKIFSPQITHKTDVDGVKLNLSSAEKVEAAFDTMIATAKEKRPDAMIEGVTIQKMISAPNAHELIVGAKRDDVFGTVLMVGAGGIAAEIFRDSALELPPVNERLARRMLESLRSWPLLEGYRGRKGVNIDRLIETLMRISYLVADYPEIKELDINPLLATDKDVVALDARIILDRSAFVEPPRPYSHLAIRPYPEELTRTTYLSDGTEILLRAVKPEDEPLWIDLHENCSEQTIWFRFRYLFKETTHEMASRFCYIDYDRELALVAELNENGQRKLIGTSRLVADPDRREADYGVLVSDAYQGRGLGSILTNYSLKICKDWGMKEMVAETTPDNNRMIEIFRKWKFELDFKTADDAVLARKLV; this is encoded by the coding sequence ATGGCGATTCGAAACCTCTCCAAGATTTTTCATCCCAAATCGGTGACCGTGATCGGCGCCAGCCGCAAGGCAGGCAGCGTCGGCAATACCGTCGTGAAAAATCTGATCAGCGGCGGCTTCACCGGCAAGATCTATCCGATCAATCCGAAGTACGACACGATCGAAGAGTTGCCGGCATTCGCGAGCGTCGCGGATCTGCCCGAAACCCCAGACTTAGCGGTCATCTGCGTCCCGTCGGCCGGCGTCCCGGCCCTGATCGAAGAGATCGGCGCCAAAGGAACGCGCGGCGTTGTGATCATCTCGGCCGGATTTCGGGAAACTGGCGCCGCCGGCATTGAACTGGAACGCCAGGTCGCAGCGGCCGCCGCCAAATACGACGGCCTGCGGATCATCGGCCCCAACTGCCTGGGCGTGATGTCGAGCGCCGTCAATCTAAACGCCAGCTTCGCCGCTAGCAGTCCACTCCCGGGTCGCGTTGGATTCATCTCGCAGTCCGGCGCCTTGTGCACGTCGGTGCTTGACTGGTCGCTGCAAAAGAACATCGGGTTTTCGTACTTTATCTCGGTCGGCAACATGCTCGACGTGCAGATCGGCGACCTGATCGACTACATGGCGAACGATCCCCATACCGATTCGATCATCATGTACGTCGAATCGATCAGCGACTCGCGCGAGTTCATGTCGGCCGCCAGGGCGTTCGCGCGGCAAAAGCCGATCATCGCCTACAAGGCGGGACGGTTCGCCGAGTCGGCCCAAGCCGCCGCTTCGCATACCGGGGCGCTCGCCGGCGTCGATGCCGTGTATGAAGCCGCCTTCAAGCGGGCCGGCGTCGTCCGCGTCTTCGACAGCGACAACATGTTCATCTGTGCCGAACTGCTCGCCAGTAAGAAGCTGCCGACCGGCGACCGTTTGGCGATCGTAACCAACGCCGGCGGTCCTGGCGTGATGGCGACCGACATGCTGCTCGACCGGCATGGCCGATTGGCCAAACTGGCGCCCGAGACGATCGAGAGCCTGACCGCCATTCTGCCCGCCGCCTGGTCGCACAATAACCCGGTCGACGTGCTAGGAGACGCCGACTCGACGCGGTACGCTGAAGCGCTAAAAGTGACCCTGGCCGACAAGTCGGTCGACGCAGCGCTGGTGATTTTGACCCCGCAGGCGATGACCGATCCGATGGGAACCGCCGTCGAAGTCGTCAAGATCGTGCAAAAGAGCCCCAAGCCGGTCCTATGCGTCTGGATGGGTGGCGAAATGATCCGCGCCGCCGTCAATCATCTCGACGAGCATGGCGTGCCGACCTTCACCTCGCCCGAGTTGGCCGTTCGCTCGTTCATGCATCTCGTTTCGTATGCCCGCAACCAGGAAACGCTGTACGAAACGCCTCGCGACATGCCGGTCAAGTTTCCACTTGATCGCCAAAAATTGCGGGCCGTCTTCAACACGATCCTTAGCGAGGGACGCGAGATCCTGTCGGAAAGCACGTCGAAGGCGCTGCTGGAAGCGTACGAGATTCCGGTCACCAAGCCGTATGTCGCCTGGTCGAAGGAAGACGCGGTGACGTTGGCCCAGCGGATCGGCTATCCGGTGGTGATGAAAATCTTCTCGCCGCAGATCACGCACAAGACCGACGTTGACGGCGTGAAGCTGAACCTGTCGAGCGCCGAAAAGGTCGAAGCCGCCTTCGACACGATGATCGCTACCGCCAAAGAGAAACGCCCCGATGCGATGATCGAAGGGGTGACGATCCAAAAGATGATCTCGGCGCCCAACGCCCACGAGTTGATCGTCGGCGCCAAGCGCGACGACGTCTTCGGCACAGTGCTGATGGTTGGCGCCGGCGGAATCGCGGCCGAGATCTTTCGCGACAGCGCCCTCGAACTGCCGCCGGTCAACGAACGCCTGGCCCGGCGGATGCTGGAATCGCTCCGCAGTTGGCCTCTGCTAGAAGGGTATCGCGGCCGTAAGGGAGTCAACATCGACCGGCTGATCGAAACGCTGATGCGGATTTCGTACCTGGTCGCCGACTATCCCGAAATTAAAGAACTCGATATCAACCCGCTGTTGGCGACCGACAAAGACGTCGTCGCCCTCGACGCCCGGATCATTCTCGACCGTTCCGCCTTCGTCGAACCGCCGCGGCCCTACTCGCACTTGGCGATTCGCCCTTACCCGGAAGAGCTGACCCGAACGACTTACCTGAGCGACGGAACCGAGATCTTGCTGCGGGCGGTCAAGCCGGAGGACGAGCCGCTCTGGATCGATCTACACGAGAACTGCTCGGAGCAAACGATCTGGTTCCGCTTCCGCTACTTGTTCAAAGAGACGACGCACGAAATGGCGTCTCGCTTTTGCTATATCGACTATGACCGCGAACTGGCCCTGGTCGCCGAACTGAACGAAAACGGCCAGCGCAAACTGATCGGCACGTCCCGTCTGGTCGCTGACCCCGACCGCCGCGAGGCCGACTACGGCGTGCTGGTCTCGGACGCCTATCAAGGCCGCGGGCTCGGCTCGATCCTGACCAACTACAGCCTGAAGATCTGCAAAGACTGGGGCATGAAAGAAATGGTCGCCGAAACGACGCCTGATAACAACCGGATGATCGAGATCTTCCGCAAGTGGAAGTTTGAACTCGACTTCAAGACGGCGGACGATGCGGTGCTGGCGCGGAAGCTGGTGTAA